From the Candidatus Thioglobus sp. genome, the window TCAAGCATTTAATCAATTTGGAAAAATTGATATATTGAATACAGATTTTGAATCATTAAAGTGTATCGCTTTAACACATAACCTCAATATTGATTTTGAATGGATTGAAGATCTACAAATGCTGTTATTCGTGCATCTAGTTGAGCCTTGTTTAAAAGATTTTCCAGTGTGCTTTATTTATGATTACCCTTCGGAGCAGTCTGCTTTGGCAAGAGTTGATGGCAAGATTGCCCATAGATTCGAGCTGTATTTATCAGGTGTTGAGGTGGGCAATGGTTATGATGAATTGCAAAGCGCTAAATCGTATCAGCAAGTATTTACGCGTGAGAATGCCAAACGCCAACAAATTAACAAACCTTTTTTTGAGCTAGATTTAGAATTTTTAGCTAGTTTGGAAAAGCCTTTGCCAGCTTGTTCAGGCGTTGCTATCGGGATAGAGCGATTAGCTTCTCAACTCTTTGCAACCTGATTAAAATATAGAGCAATGATTAAATTCTTCTACCTTATTATTTTTCTTTATGC encodes:
- the epmA gene encoding EF-P lysine aminoacylase EpmA, whose translation is MTALQEKATLFKKIREFFDAQGLIEVQTPSLLNTPTTDIYIDSIAVATNQGIGQKTHKYLHTSPELEMKKLLSKGSGDIYQICQVFRDNEIGERNFNEFTLLEYYRLDFDIHQLMGDISALLRHLGIHDEVVKMSYAQAFNQFGKIDILNTDFESLKCIALTHNLNIDFEWIEDLQMLLFVHLVEPCLKDFPVCFIYDYPSEQSALARVDGKIAHRFELYLSGVEVGNGYDELQSAKSYQQVFTRENAKRQQINKPFFELDLEFLASLEKPLPACSGVAIGIERLASQLFAT